Proteins co-encoded in one Thermoanaerobaculia bacterium genomic window:
- a CDS encoding DUF1003 domain-containing protein, translating into MPTDAELLREIPLFQTMDDDERAAVAALTEEAHFAAGERLFHEHDIGGICYVLRQGRIELSVVDESGEKLVVDVVEPGELFGELSLFDGGNRSAGAVALTDVDALVLERDEFLDFLRRKPDAALDVLAALTKRIRRADSLLKHRVQNPNEIIQERETVGNRIADAVAAFGGSWRFIILFLSMMLVWITANMAARKSWDPYPFILLNLVLSMLAALQAPVIMMSQNRQDAKDRIRSEADYQINVKAEVEIAELHEKLDRLAGELRLALQKPLGGAANNARSSLPS; encoded by the coding sequence ATGCCGACCGACGCCGAGCTCCTCCGGGAGATCCCTCTCTTTCAGACGATGGACGACGACGAGCGGGCGGCCGTCGCCGCGCTCACCGAGGAGGCCCACTTCGCGGCGGGCGAGCGCCTCTTTCACGAGCACGACATCGGGGGCATCTGCTACGTCCTCCGCCAGGGACGCATCGAGCTCTCGGTCGTCGACGAATCGGGCGAGAAGCTCGTCGTGGACGTCGTCGAGCCGGGCGAGCTCTTCGGAGAGCTTTCGCTCTTCGACGGCGGGAACCGCTCGGCCGGGGCGGTCGCGCTCACCGACGTGGACGCGCTCGTCCTCGAACGCGACGAGTTCCTCGATTTCCTGCGGCGCAAACCCGACGCCGCGCTCGACGTCCTCGCGGCCCTGACGAAGCGCATCCGGCGGGCTGACTCCCTGCTCAAGCACCGAGTCCAGAACCCGAACGAGATCATCCAGGAGCGCGAGACCGTCGGCAATCGCATCGCCGACGCCGTTGCGGCCTTCGGCGGCAGCTGGCGCTTCATCATCCTGTTCCTGTCGATGATGCTCGTCTGGATCACCGCGAACATGGCCGCCCGAAAGAGCTGGGATCCCTACCCCTTCATCCTCCTGAACCTCGTGCTCTCGATGCTCGCCGCCCTCCAGGCGCCCGTCATCATGATGAGCCAGAACCGGCAGGACGCGAAGGACCGGATCCGCAGCGAGGCCGACTACCAGATCAACGTGAAGGCGGAAGTCGAGATCGCCGAGCTCCACGAGAAGCTCGACCGCCTCGCCGGCGAGCTGCGCCTGGCTCTGCAGAAGCCTCTCGGCGGCGCGGCCAACAACGCGCGCAGCTCGCTGCCGTCCTGA
- a CDS encoding TolC family protein: MRRAWILAAVLLAAAAARAETLTLTLSDAIDRALAEGTAGKIAALSVDESRLEAARAAIALRPRVDAVVSDVNESLNLETFGLTFPGVPPIVPPFNVFDAHVAASMNVIDVAARRRVAAARQQIRVSEAEREQSDADVAAAVASLYLTIRRAESLVDETEANVKLFEKLRAQAAHEQEVGVGTRLDTTRADVQLSRQRQALLVAQTRRDTARLALLRAVGADLGDALVLSDSFAPPARELPTPEAAIATARRLRPELRGFDENLKAARLSLAAARGERWPRLAAQFQGGYNGNYLGDLSWTRVVGGSLTFPVYSGGETAVKIEEAKLKERSLEVRRDDVDRRIQEEVRRDLLAYRSAVSRAALAEENARLAADELTFATDRFVNGVSSEIELDNAQTSVIAARDARVASLADQEQAWIDLKHATGEIREIAARDEPGFAAEEKP, from the coding sequence GTGAGGCGCGCGTGGATCCTGGCCGCGGTCCTTCTCGCCGCGGCGGCCGCGCGGGCGGAAACGCTCACGCTCACGCTCTCCGACGCGATCGACCGCGCCCTCGCCGAGGGAACGGCCGGAAAGATCGCGGCGTTGAGCGTCGACGAGTCGCGGCTCGAGGCCGCGCGCGCCGCGATCGCGCTGCGTCCGCGCGTGGACGCGGTGGTTTCCGACGTCAACGAGAGCCTGAACCTCGAGACGTTCGGCCTCACCTTTCCCGGCGTGCCGCCGATCGTGCCTCCCTTCAACGTTTTCGACGCGCACGTCGCGGCGTCGATGAACGTGATCGACGTCGCCGCGCGGCGCCGCGTCGCCGCGGCGCGGCAGCAGATCCGGGTGAGCGAGGCGGAACGGGAACAGTCCGACGCGGACGTCGCGGCAGCGGTCGCCTCGCTGTATCTGACGATCCGCCGCGCGGAGTCGCTCGTCGACGAGACGGAGGCCAACGTGAAGCTCTTCGAGAAGCTTCGCGCGCAGGCCGCGCACGAGCAGGAGGTCGGCGTCGGCACGCGGCTCGACACCACGCGCGCCGACGTGCAGCTGTCGCGGCAGCGCCAGGCGCTGCTCGTGGCGCAGACCCGGCGCGATACCGCGCGTCTGGCGCTCCTGCGCGCGGTCGGCGCCGACCTCGGGGACGCGCTCGTCCTCTCCGACTCGTTCGCGCCGCCCGCCCGCGAGCTCCCGACGCCGGAAGCGGCGATCGCGACCGCCCGCAGGCTCCGCCCGGAGCTCCGCGGCTTCGACGAGAATCTCAAGGCCGCCCGCCTCTCGCTCGCCGCCGCGCGGGGCGAGAGGTGGCCGCGGCTGGCCGCCCAGTTCCAGGGCGGATACAACGGGAACTACCTCGGGGACCTCTCCTGGACGCGCGTCGTCGGCGGCTCGCTGACGTTCCCCGTCTATTCCGGCGGCGAAACCGCGGTGAAGATCGAGGAAGCGAAGCTCAAGGAGCGTTCGCTCGAAGTCCGGCGCGACGACGTCGACCGCCGCATCCAGGAAGAAGTCCGCCGCGATCTCCTCGCGTACCGCAGCGCGGTGAGCCGCGCCGCGCTCGCCGAGGAGAACGCCCGCCTCGCCGCCGACGAGCTCACGTTCGCGACCGACCGGTTCGTCAACGGCGTCTCGTCCGAGATCGAGCTCGACAACGCGCAGACGAGCGTGATCGCGGCGCGGGACGCCCGCGTGGCCTCGCTCGCCGACCAGGAGCAGGCGTGGATCGACCTGAAGCATGCGACCGGCGAGATCCGGGAGATCGCCGCCCGGGACGAACCCGGATTCGCCGCCGAGGAGAAGCCGTGA
- a CDS encoding DUF892 family protein codes for MTTKEMQKETAPGAFVSDIEEIRRRARQHMERGAVTEGYRADRETVIRLLNEALATEIVCVLRYKYHYFMAGGINSQSVKQEFLEHANEEQQHADMIAERITQLDGKPNYDPDGLATRSHSEYKEGVSLVDMIREDLVAERIAIESYGDMIRFLGNDDPTSRRLMEQILATEEQHADDMKTLLETITQQEEQARKR; via the coding sequence ATGACAACGAAGGAAATGCAGAAAGAGACCGCTCCCGGCGCGTTCGTCAGCGACATCGAGGAGATCCGGCGCCGCGCCCGGCAGCACATGGAAAGAGGCGCGGTCACCGAGGGATATCGGGCCGACCGGGAGACGGTCATCCGGCTCCTGAACGAGGCGCTCGCGACCGAGATCGTCTGCGTGCTCCGCTACAAGTACCACTACTTCATGGCGGGAGGGATCAACTCGCAGTCCGTCAAGCAGGAGTTCCTCGAGCACGCCAACGAGGAGCAGCAGCACGCCGACATGATCGCCGAGCGGATCACCCAGCTCGACGGGAAGCCCAACTACGACCCCGACGGCCTCGCCACCCGCAGCCACTCGGAATACAAGGAAGGCGTCTCCCTCGTCGACATGATCCGCGAAGACCTCGTCGCCGAGCGGATCGCGATCGAGTCGTACGGCGACATGATCCGGTTCCTCGGCAACGACGATCCGACGAGCCGGCGCCTCATGGAACAGATTCTCGCGACCGAGGAGCAGCACGCCGACGACATGAAGACGCTGCTGGAGACCATCACGCAGCAGGAAGAACAAGCCCGGAAAAGGTAG
- a CDS encoding HlyD family secretion protein, producing MEEPLKKPHPPETRAEPAPRRRRRKFIPWLIAALVVGAGIVYGVRTIAFYRHHAETDDAQIEGHIDPVLPRVSGYVTEIDVDDNQRVARGDVLLRIDTRDLQAKIETAQGALETARAQVAVARANVSAAETARGRATGDLTRYSALRQKQEISQQQYDAARAAADAATAQRSAALQSVAAARAQVAQKQADLDLARLQLSYATVAAPSSGIVSKKNVEVGELVQAGQPLMAIVQDARVWVVANYKETQLRRMRVGQPVTFEVDAYPNHVFHGRVDSFAAATGAKFSLLPPDNATGNFTKVVQRIPVKIVPTDPPDPRFPLRAGMSVTTIVDLG from the coding sequence ATGGAAGAGCCCCTGAAGAAGCCGCATCCGCCCGAGACCCGAGCCGAGCCCGCCCCGCGGCGCCGGCGCCGGAAGTTCATCCCGTGGCTGATCGCCGCGCTCGTCGTGGGGGCGGGGATCGTCTACGGAGTCCGGACGATCGCCTTCTACCGGCACCACGCGGAGACCGACGACGCGCAGATCGAGGGGCACATCGACCCGGTCCTCCCGCGCGTGTCGGGCTACGTCACCGAAATCGACGTCGACGACAACCAGCGCGTCGCGAGAGGGGACGTGCTCCTCCGCATCGACACGCGGGATCTCCAGGCGAAGATCGAAACGGCGCAGGGAGCCCTCGAGACCGCCCGCGCCCAGGTCGCCGTCGCCCGGGCGAACGTCTCCGCCGCCGAGACGGCCCGCGGGCGCGCGACGGGAGACCTGACGCGATACTCGGCGCTCCGGCAGAAGCAGGAGATCTCGCAGCAGCAATACGACGCCGCGCGGGCGGCCGCCGACGCCGCCACCGCGCAACGGAGCGCCGCCCTGCAGTCGGTCGCCGCGGCAAGGGCCCAGGTCGCGCAGAAGCAGGCCGATCTCGATCTCGCGCGCCTCCAGCTCTCGTACGCGACCGTGGCGGCCCCCTCCTCGGGGATCGTCTCGAAAAAGAACGTCGAAGTGGGCGAGCTCGTGCAGGCGGGGCAGCCCCTCATGGCGATCGTGCAGGACGCGCGGGTCTGGGTCGTCGCCAACTACAAGGAGACCCAGCTCCGCCGCATGCGGGTCGGGCAGCCGGTGACCTTCGAGGTCGACGCGTACCCGAACCACGTCTTCCACGGGCGCGTCGATTCGTTCGCCGCGGCGACCGGCGCGAAGTTCTCGCTCCTGCCGCCCGACAACGCGACCGGCAACTTCACGAAGGTCGTGCAGCGGATTCCCGTGAAGATCGTCCCGACGGATCCGCCCGATCCGCGCTTCCCGCTGCGCGCGGGGATGAGCGTGACGACGATCGTCGACCTCGGATAA
- a CDS encoding class D sortase codes for MRSRRLNFLRGAAALLAVSCAVRAAAQLPGDDAAVHPDDFHCPPDPPGQPDFAEALAWLEFPRLGLLAPVYEGTRGADLDRGAGLVEGTALPGVPDRRRNCVIAAHRTSFFSPLESAVPGDVLTLITGAGAVEFVVDRILVVTPDHVELEAPTRSSRLTLVTCTPFNYLGSAPRRLVVIASRRASREAHRPRARSRRPRAKPNEKRTPGRASFPIPRTAPGQR; via the coding sequence GTGCGTTCCCGCCGCCTGAATTTCCTCCGCGGCGCCGCTGCGTTGCTCGCCGTTTCGTGCGCCGTGCGCGCGGCGGCGCAGCTCCCGGGCGATGACGCGGCCGTTCACCCGGACGACTTCCACTGTCCTCCCGATCCGCCGGGCCAGCCCGACTTCGCCGAGGCTCTCGCATGGCTCGAATTCCCGCGCCTCGGCCTTCTGGCTCCCGTCTACGAGGGCACTCGCGGAGCGGACCTCGACCGCGGGGCGGGGCTCGTCGAAGGCACCGCGCTTCCCGGCGTTCCGGACCGGCGCCGCAATTGTGTGATCGCCGCCCACCGCACCTCGTTCTTCTCCCCTCTCGAGTCGGCGGTTCCGGGCGACGTTCTGACCCTGATCACGGGCGCCGGCGCGGTCGAATTCGTGGTCGACCGGATCCTCGTCGTCACGCCCGACCACGTCGAGCTCGAGGCGCCGACGCGCTCTTCCCGGTTGACCCTCGTCACCTGCACGCCGTTCAACTACCTGGGATCGGCTCCGAGGCGCCTCGTCGTGATCGCATCCCGGCGCGCATCCCGCGAAGCTCACCGGCCGAGGGCCCGTTCCCGGCGCCCGCGCGCGAAGCCGAACGAAAAAAGGACGCCCGGTCGGGCGTCCTTTCCGATCCCGCGGACCGCGCCGGGTCAGCGATAG
- a CDS encoding DHA2 family efflux MFS transporter permease subunit, whose translation MSEHGARKWIITITVILASIIELIDTSIVNVALPQMMGNLGATLDEVAWVVTAYVVANVIVIPMTGWLSSLFGRRNYFAGSIVLFTIASFFCGHATGIWELVVFRFIQGVGGGALLSTSQSIIVETFPPEELGLANGLFGLGVVVGPTIGPTLGGWITDNYNWPWIFYVNIPIGILAMFLTLTFIHDPKEKHRLGRVDWWGIALLVLGIGSLQVVLERGEREDWFSATYITVLAFVAVIGVVGFVWRELTAEHPVVNLRVLKDRSLAVGTLFTFILGFGLYSSVFIFPVFIQNLLGFTAMQTGLILLPGGLATAVMMPVVGKALQRGFPPQIMNALGFISFFVFTHMLSKSTLESGRGDFFWPLIFRGVGLGLLFVPLTTLALSNLRGRDIPQGAGLTNMMRQLGGSFGIALIATFIQHRSASHRQNLLTHVSIYDFALRQRLSAITGALMAHGSSLAEAKRQATAAIEGLVVRQTFLLTYMDAFRVVGVFFLLCIPLLLLFKRGRGRPVSAPLH comes from the coding sequence GTGTCGGAGCACGGCGCCCGCAAGTGGATCATCACGATCACGGTGATCCTCGCCTCGATCATCGAGCTGATCGACACCTCGATCGTCAACGTCGCCCTTCCGCAGATGATGGGAAACCTCGGCGCGACCCTCGACGAGGTGGCGTGGGTGGTCACCGCCTACGTCGTCGCCAACGTGATCGTGATTCCGATGACGGGCTGGCTCTCGTCGCTCTTCGGCCGGCGCAACTACTTCGCCGGCTCGATCGTCCTCTTCACGATCGCCTCGTTCTTCTGCGGCCACGCGACCGGCATCTGGGAGCTGGTGGTCTTCCGGTTCATCCAGGGCGTCGGTGGAGGCGCGCTCCTCTCCACGTCCCAGTCGATCATCGTCGAGACCTTCCCGCCGGAGGAGCTCGGCCTCGCCAACGGGCTGTTCGGGCTGGGCGTCGTCGTCGGGCCGACGATCGGGCCCACGCTCGGCGGGTGGATCACCGACAACTACAACTGGCCCTGGATCTTCTACGTGAACATCCCGATCGGGATCCTCGCGATGTTCCTCACGCTGACGTTCATCCACGACCCGAAGGAGAAGCACCGCCTCGGGCGCGTCGACTGGTGGGGCATCGCGCTCCTCGTCCTCGGCATCGGCTCCCTCCAGGTGGTGCTCGAGCGCGGTGAACGGGAAGACTGGTTCTCGGCCACGTACATCACCGTCCTCGCCTTCGTCGCCGTGATCGGAGTCGTCGGCTTCGTCTGGCGCGAGCTGACGGCGGAGCACCCCGTGGTCAACCTTCGCGTGCTCAAGGACCGCTCGCTCGCCGTGGGAACGCTCTTCACGTTCATCCTCGGGTTCGGCCTCTATTCCTCCGTCTTCATCTTTCCCGTCTTCATCCAGAACCTCCTCGGCTTCACCGCGATGCAGACGGGCCTCATCCTCCTGCCGGGCGGCCTCGCGACCGCGGTGATGATGCCGGTCGTGGGCAAGGCGCTCCAGCGCGGGTTCCCTCCGCAGATCATGAACGCGCTCGGGTTCATCTCGTTCTTCGTGTTCACGCACATGCTGTCGAAGTCGACGCTCGAATCGGGGCGCGGCGACTTCTTCTGGCCGCTGATCTTCCGGGGTGTCGGCCTCGGGCTCCTGTTCGTCCCGCTCACGACCCTCGCGCTCTCGAACCTCCGCGGCCGCGACATCCCCCAGGGAGCGGGGCTGACCAACATGATGCGGCAGCTCGGAGGCTCCTTCGGGATCGCTCTCATCGCGACGTTCATCCAGCACCGCTCGGCGTCGCACCGGCAGAACCTGCTCACGCACGTCTCGATCTACGACTTCGCGCTGCGGCAGCGGCTCTCGGCGATCACGGGCGCGCTGATGGCACACGGCTCCTCGCTCGCGGAGGCGAAGCGGCAGGCGACGGCGGCGATCGAGGGCCTCGTGGTCCGCCAGACGTTCCTCCTGACGTACATGGACGCGTTCCGCGTCGTCGGCGTCTTCTTCCTGCTGTGCATCCCCCTGCTGTTGCTGTTCAAGAGGGGGCGCGGCAGGCCCGTCTCCGCACCATTGCACTAG
- a CDS encoding methyltransferase produces the protein MNRRPRRFGGTSRAEHLAPLDPTTEASVADYVRSLVRTGAALDTRIHPGDEMYGYELGQPRRSPATAAVFYFHTGHTISQMVERIVRWRFGGFEGVGRFFDFASGFGRFSRFLVGQLPPDRISVAEIEPAAVRFQEAVFGVSGTISTREPESFRQEGTFDVVFACSFFSHLPSGRFESWLARLRRLLAPGGILIFSTHGMDLLPPGEADRAAGILFRTTSETERLDGTEYGTSYVTPEYVRSVASRVTGRNDDLLAFPFGLCGFQDVYVLLNPPLPADRDLRLPRVAWGGMDESAIEDGAVSVGGWATGEGDERPPDISLHLGDRLAEVSPGDGPPGARRRWAFSFPVSSVDPDDIVRIEATSARGLSRIFVAETTRPYLPAGRLGRVYAGIGRRLRVFSRP, from the coding sequence ATGAATCGACGGCCGCGACGGTTCGGCGGCACAAGCAGGGCAGAGCACCTGGCGCCGTTGGATCCCACCACCGAGGCGAGCGTCGCGGATTACGTGAGGTCACTCGTGCGCACCGGTGCCGCGCTCGACACCCGGATCCACCCCGGGGACGAGATGTACGGGTATGAGCTCGGCCAGCCACGCCGATCCCCCGCGACGGCGGCGGTCTTCTATTTTCATACGGGGCACACCATCAGTCAGATGGTCGAGCGAATCGTTCGATGGCGCTTCGGCGGGTTCGAGGGCGTGGGGCGCTTTTTCGACTTTGCCAGCGGCTTCGGTCGCTTCTCACGCTTTCTCGTTGGGCAACTCCCTCCCGATCGGATCTCCGTCGCCGAGATCGAGCCGGCGGCGGTACGTTTCCAGGAGGCCGTCTTCGGAGTGTCCGGAACGATTTCGACGCGCGAACCGGAGTCCTTTCGGCAGGAGGGGACGTTCGACGTCGTCTTTGCCTGCTCCTTTTTCAGCCATCTTCCCTCGGGCCGCTTCGAGTCGTGGCTCGCGCGCCTGAGACGCCTTCTGGCTCCGGGCGGGATCCTGATCTTCAGCACTCATGGGATGGACCTGCTACCTCCGGGAGAGGCCGATCGCGCCGCCGGGATACTGTTCCGGACGACCAGTGAGACCGAGCGGCTCGACGGGACGGAATATGGAACCTCCTACGTGACGCCCGAATACGTTCGGAGTGTCGCCAGCCGCGTGACGGGCCGGAACGACGATCTCCTCGCATTCCCTTTCGGACTCTGCGGCTTTCAGGACGTCTATGTTCTGCTCAACCCGCCGCTTCCCGCTGACCGGGATCTCCGCCTTCCCCGCGTAGCCTGGGGAGGCATGGACGAATCGGCGATCGAAGACGGCGCCGTATCCGTCGGCGGGTGGGCCACGGGCGAAGGCGACGAACGGCCCCCCGATATTTCGCTCCATCTGGGCGATCGCCTCGCCGAAGTCTCGCCGGGCGATGGTCCCCCCGGGGCACGACGCCGCTGGGCCTTTTCGTTCCCCGTTTCCTCCGTCGATCCGGATGACATCGTTCGCATCGAGGCGACCAGCGCGAGAGGACTATCGCGAATCTTCGTCGCCGAGACGACACGGCCGTACTTGCCGGCCGGTCGTCTGGGGCGGGTTTACGCCGGGATCGGCCGTCGGCTTCGAGTTTTCTCTCGTCCCTGA
- a CDS encoding RNA-binding protein, whose amino-acid sequence MKLYVGNLSYNTTEDELRELFAAYGQPDSVKVITDRDTGRSKGFGFVEFSNDQEAKAAMSALNGKDMGGRALTVNEARPREEGGGGRGGRGRY is encoded by the coding sequence ATGAAACTCTACGTGGGCAATCTCTCCTACAACACCACCGAGGACGAGCTGCGGGAGCTGTTCGCCGCTTACGGCCAGCCGGACTCGGTCAAGGTCATCACGGACCGCGACACCGGACGGTCGAAGGGCTTCGGCTTCGTCGAGTTCTCCAACGACCAGGAAGCGAAGGCGGCGATGTCGGCGCTCAACGGAAAAGACATGGGCGGCCGGGCGCTCACGGTCAACGAGGCCCGTCCTCGCGAAGAGGGCGGCGGCGGCCGCGGGGGACGCGGCCGCTACTGA
- a CDS encoding OsmC family protein, with protein MKRKASAVWNGGLKDGNGTISTDSGALKEAAYSFGTRFENGVGTNPEELIAAAHAGCFSMALSGQLGAAGMTAESIRTAATVTMEKLDAGWTITAVHLDVTAKIPNGDRGKFETAAANAKTGCPVSRLLNAAITMDARLE; from the coding sequence ATGAAACGAAAAGCTTCGGCGGTCTGGAACGGCGGATTGAAGGACGGCAACGGAACGATCTCGACCGACAGCGGCGCGCTGAAGGAGGCGGCGTATTCCTTCGGCACGCGCTTCGAAAACGGCGTCGGCACCAATCCGGAAGAGCTGATCGCGGCCGCGCACGCCGGCTGCTTCAGCATGGCGCTCTCGGGGCAGCTCGGAGCGGCCGGAATGACCGCCGAGAGCATACGAACCGCGGCGACGGTCACGATGGAGAAGCTCGACGCGGGCTGGACCATCACCGCCGTCCATCTGGACGTCACGGCGAAGATCCCGAACGGGGATCGCGGGAAATTCGAGACGGCGGCCGCCAACGCGAAGACGGGGTGCCCGGTCTCCCGGCTCCTGAACGCGGCGATCACGATGGATGCACGGCTCGAATAG
- a CDS encoding sigma 54-interacting transcriptional regulator: MSSPSCPSSGEEKYRLLLQVSEAANAQRDLAGVLEAAARALKPFVPVDAIAAITIDGDVARTHAIHIEGVERRPGEAVEETMARALDLPRESVAVVQSGFPLRGTGTEFVGRTGKAYVSQDLAEDRIFAEDERLLSYGVHSYVRTPLFVRDRQLGSIAFARIAPKRFTPEEVELLEEVSRPLATALSNSLAFAEIARLKDLLQEENLVLKEEIDQESMFEEIVGSSAALRKVLSRVEKVARTDSTVLLCGETGTGKELVARAIHRLSPRSARALIKVNLAALPEGLIASELFGHEKGAFTGALQRRIGRFELAAGGTLFLDEVSELPPEMQVALLRVLQEGEFERVGGSRTLHTDARVIAATNRDLGSAVADGSFREDLYYRLNVFPIDIPPLRERKSDIPILVEYFVGRHAARLGKRIRRVEKKTMDLFLAYPWPGNVRELQNVIERAAILTEGDTLRVEENALGRTGAAAPAGASLPTSLQSEEKKIIESVLAQTRGRVSGPSGAAVRLRIPSTTLESKIRKLNIDKHRFRSELPR, encoded by the coding sequence ATGTCCTCCCCCTCCTGCCCCTCGTCCGGCGAGGAGAAATACCGCCTCCTGCTCCAGGTGTCGGAGGCGGCCAACGCCCAGCGCGACCTGGCCGGCGTCCTCGAGGCGGCGGCCCGCGCCCTGAAGCCGTTCGTGCCGGTCGACGCGATCGCCGCGATCACGATCGACGGCGACGTCGCGCGCACGCACGCGATCCACATCGAGGGGGTCGAACGGCGTCCGGGCGAGGCGGTCGAGGAGACGATGGCGCGCGCGCTCGACCTTCCCCGCGAGAGCGTCGCCGTCGTCCAGAGCGGCTTCCCGCTGCGCGGCACCGGGACCGAATTCGTCGGGCGCACCGGCAAGGCCTACGTCTCGCAGGACCTCGCGGAGGACCGGATATTCGCCGAAGACGAGCGGCTCCTCTCCTACGGGGTGCACTCCTACGTCCGCACCCCCCTCTTCGTCCGCGACCGCCAGCTCGGGTCGATCGCCTTCGCCCGCATCGCGCCGAAACGCTTCACGCCGGAGGAGGTCGAGCTCCTGGAAGAGGTGTCCCGGCCGCTGGCGACCGCTCTCTCGAACTCGCTCGCGTTCGCCGAGATCGCGCGGCTGAAGGACCTCCTGCAGGAGGAGAACCTGGTGCTCAAGGAGGAGATCGACCAGGAGTCGATGTTCGAGGAGATCGTCGGCTCCTCCGCCGCGCTGCGCAAGGTCCTCTCCCGCGTCGAGAAGGTCGCGCGGACCGACTCGACGGTGCTCCTGTGCGGCGAGACGGGGACGGGCAAGGAGCTCGTCGCGCGCGCGATTCACCGGCTGTCGCCGCGCTCGGCGAGGGCGCTCATCAAGGTCAACCTCGCCGCGCTGCCCGAGGGGCTGATCGCCTCCGAGCTCTTCGGGCACGAGAAGGGCGCGTTCACGGGCGCTCTCCAGAGGCGCATCGGCCGATTCGAGCTCGCCGCCGGCGGAACGCTCTTCCTCGACGAGGTGAGCGAGCTGCCTCCCGAGATGCAGGTCGCGCTCCTGCGCGTCCTGCAGGAAGGAGAGTTCGAGCGCGTCGGCGGGAGCCGGACGCTCCACACGGACGCGCGCGTGATCGCGGCGACCAACCGCGATCTCGGCTCCGCGGTCGCCGACGGGAGCTTTCGCGAAGACCTCTACTACCGGTTGAACGTCTTCCCGATCGACATCCCGCCTTTGCGCGAGCGAAAGAGCGACATTCCCATCCTCGTCGAGTACTTCGTCGGGCGCCACGCCGCGCGGCTGGGGAAGCGGATTCGCCGCGTGGAGAAGAAGACGATGGACCTCTTCCTCGCGTATCCGTGGCCGGGCAACGTCCGCGAGCTCCAGAACGTGATCGAGCGCGCCGCGATCCTGACGGAGGGAGACACGCTGCGCGTCGAGGAGAACGCCCTCGGCCGGACGGGGGCGGCCGCGCCGGCCGGCGCTTCGCTTCCGACGAGCCTCCAGAGCGAGGAGAAGAAGATCATCGAATCCGTGCTCGCGCAGACGCGCGGCCGCGTCTCCGGGCCTTCCGGGGCGGCGGTCCGGCTCCGCATCCCCTCCACGACCCTCGAGTCGAAGATCCGGAAGCTCAACATCGACAAGCATCGCTTCCGCTCGGAGCTCCCGCGGTAG
- the nadA gene encoding quinolinate synthase NadA, which produces MSSAAVAAPLDVEAEILRLKKEKRAVLLAHYYQESEIQDLADFVGDSLDLSKTAQKTDARMIVFAGVRFMAETAKILNPTRKVVVPDLSAGCSLEDSCPPEAFRAFRDAHPGAVSITYINCSARVKALSDIICTSSNAEKIVRSIPADREILFAPDRHLGAWLEKKTGRKMILWPGTCIVHEQFSERELVRLKVAHPNAKIAAHPECPEAILKHADHVGSTKSMLRYVTETDAPEFLVATEPGILHQMEKGAPGKKFIPLPADTCACNLCPFMKKNTVEKVYFALRDEKPEITIPEDVRVAAARSLQRMLELS; this is translated from the coding sequence ATGTCGTCCGCTGCCGTCGCCGCGCCCCTCGACGTCGAGGCGGAAATCCTCCGTCTCAAGAAGGAGAAACGCGCCGTCCTCCTCGCCCACTACTACCAGGAGTCCGAGATCCAGGACCTGGCGGACTTCGTCGGGGATTCGCTCGATCTCTCGAAGACGGCCCAGAAGACCGACGCGCGCATGATCGTTTTCGCCGGGGTCCGCTTCATGGCGGAAACGGCCAAGATCCTCAATCCCACGAGAAAGGTGGTCGTCCCCGATCTCTCGGCCGGCTGCTCCCTCGAGGATTCCTGTCCTCCCGAGGCCTTCCGCGCCTTCCGCGACGCCCATCCCGGCGCCGTGTCGATCACCTACATCAATTGCTCGGCCCGGGTGAAAGCGCTGTCGGACATCATCTGCACGTCGTCGAACGCCGAGAAGATCGTCCGCTCGATCCCGGCGGACCGGGAGATCCTCTTCGCGCCCGACCGGCACCTCGGCGCCTGGCTCGAGAAGAAGACCGGACGAAAGATGATCCTGTGGCCGGGTACCTGCATCGTCCACGAGCAGTTTTCCGAAAGGGAGCTCGTCCGCCTGAAGGTCGCCCATCCGAACGCGAAGATCGCGGCGCACCCGGAATGCCCGGAGGCGATCCTGAAGCACGCCGACCACGTCGGCTCGACGAAGTCGATGCTTCGCTACGTCACCGAGACGGACGCCCCGGAGTTCCTCGTCGCGACCGAGCCGGGGATCCTCCACCAGATGGAGAAAGGCGCTCCGGGAAAGAAGTTCATTCCGCTCCCCGCCGACACCTGTGCCTGCAACCTCTGCCCCTTCATGAAGAAGAACACGGTCGAGAAGGTTTACTTCGCCCTGCGCGACGAGAAGCCGGAGATCACGATCCCCGAGGACGTGCGGGTGGCGGCGGCGCGATCGCTCCAGCGCATGCTCGAGCTTTCGTAA